In the Brienomyrus brachyistius isolate T26 chromosome 20, BBRACH_0.4, whole genome shotgun sequence genome, one interval contains:
- the LOC125715528 gene encoding vitrin-like, with translation MKTLAGLSSTASESSITPTSTSTPTSQRLMAHRNRVAVGAQRTHLDQGVHQPDTRAGFWRPLGTPHVSAFPGRERPPAAYPHSDWQAWSRQPSDAIHPVRESSYTWKGARMLEREGFTEQQQALLPKDPEPGPSGDPNCKVDIAFLMDGSWSIGRRRFRIQKDFLAKVAETIDVGASGPLMGIIQYGDNPEIEFDLMAYTSSRDLSAAIENISQMGGASNVGKALSYLNGHFFTDAGGNRGRAPNVAVVLLDGWPTDKLEEASRLARESGINVFFVTIEGPAEDEKENVLEANFMDEAVCRTNGFFSMPIFSWFDLGAAVQPLARRLCDTDQLVCSKTCLNSNDIAFIIDGSSSVGTGNFRTVLQFVANVTREFEISDTDTRVGAVQYTYEQRLEFSFRQHSTKPELLAAIQGISYWSGGTSTGAAIAYAAERLFSQSKPSKRKIMIVITDGRSYDDVRAPALAIQRQGVIAYSIGIAWAVQEELEYIASEPDMEHSFFVDDFDNLHKLVTKIISNICQEFNQQPRN, from the exons ATGAAGACATTAGCAGGGCTGAGCAGCACTGCATCAGAATCCAGCATCACTCCAACCTCAACCAGCACTCCAACCTCCCAGCGTCTCATGGCCCACAGAAACAGGGTCGCAG TGGGAGCACAAAGGACTCATTTGGATCAAG GCGTGCACCAGCCAGACACCAGGGCGGGTTTCTGGAGGCCACTGGGAACACCCCATGTCTCAG CTTTCCCGGGGAGAGAGCGGCCGCCCGCTGCCTacccacactctgactggcaGGCCTGGTCTAGACAGCCATCAG ATGCCATTCATCCCGTTCGTGAGTCTTCGTACACATGGAAAGGAGCCAGGATGCTGGAGAGAGAGG GCTTCACAGAACAACAGCAAGCTCTGCTCCCCAAAGATCCAGAGCCCGGTCCTTCAGGAGACCCAA ACTGCAAAGTGGACATCGCCTTTCTGATGGATGGCAGCTGGAGCATTGGGAGACGTCGCTTTCGGATACAGAAGGACTTCCTGGCCAAAGTAGCAGAGACCATCGATGTTGGGGCCTCTGGACCCTTGATGGGTATCATCCAGTATGG agataaCCCTGAGATCGAGTTTGACCTGATGGCGTACACCAGCTCGAGAGATCTGTCTGCCGCCATCGAGAACATCAGCCAGATGGGTGGAGCGTCCAATGTTG GAAAGGCTCTTTCCTACCTCAACGGCCACTTCTTCACGGACGCTGGCGGAAACCGGGGCAGGGCGCCCAACGTGGCTGTGGTCCTACTTGACGGGTGGCCCACAGATAAGCTGGAGGAGGCGTCCCGGCTAGCCAGAGAGTCTGGCATCAACGTCTTTTTTGTCACCATCGAGGGTCCCGCTGAAGACGAAAAAGAAAATGTTCTGGAGGCCAACTTTATGGACGAG GCGGTTTGCCGCACGAATGGCTTTTTCTCCATGCCCATATTCAGTTGGTTTGATCTAGGGGCCGCGGTCCAGCCACTAGCCAGGCGGCTGTGTGACACGGACCAGTTGGTTTGCAGCAAGACGTGCCTGAACTCCAACGACATCGCCTTCATCATCGACGGCTCCAGCAGTGTGGGCACGGGCAACTTCCGCACCGTGCTGCAGTTCGTGGCCAATGTGACGCGCGAGTTCGAGATCTCGGACACGGACACGCGTGTGGGCGCCGTACAGTACACCTACGAGCAGCGACTGGAGTTCAGCTTCAGGCAGCACAGCACCAAGCCCGAGCTTCTGGCTGCTATCCAGGGCATCAGCTACTGGAGCGGTGGCACCAGCACAGGAGCCGCCATTGCTTACGCTGCCGAACGGCTCTTCAGCCAGTCCAAGCCCAGCAAGCGAAAGATCATGATCGTCATCACCGACGGGCGCTCCTACGATGATGTCAGGGCTCCGGCCTTGGCCATCCAACGGCAAG GTGTGATCGCCTACTCCATTGGCATTGCTTGGGCAGTTCAAGAGGAACTGGAGTACATTGCGTCAGAGCCTGACATGGAGCATTCCTTCTTTGTAGATGATTTTGACAACCTCCACAAATTGGTGACAAAGATCATTTCTAATATATGCCAGGAGTTCAACCAACAGCCAAGAAACTGA
- the LOC125716081 gene encoding vitrin-like — protein MHGLVLTSLFVAVLLLCQIETKRSRQKSKRPEGAVPSVACDVRAGKISHAEFIARCPANCVQSKQPVYGTDVYASISSICNAAIHGGVITDAGGKVIVRKTAGQDFYKGSFSNGVRSLSLPKWRESFTITGQSIISTVCRITAKK, from the exons ATGCACGGCCTGGTGCTCACTTCGCTTTTTGTGG CTGTGCTCCTCTTGTGCCAGATCGAGACAAAGCGCAGCCGTCAGAAAAGCAAGAGGCCAGAGGGAG CCGTGCCTTCGGTGGCGTGCGACGTGCGGGCCGGGAAGATCAGCCACGCAGAATTCATTGCCAGGTGTCCGGCAAACTGCGTGCAAAGCAAGCAGCCGGTGTATGGAACGGACGTTTACGCTTCCATCTCCAGCATCTGCAACGCGGCCATCCATGG TGGGGTCATCACCGACGCCGGGGGAAAGGTGATTGTGAGGAAGACGGCGGGACAGGACTTCTACAAGGGCAGCTTCTCCAACGGCGTGAGATCATTATCCCTCCCAAAGTGGAGGGAGTCCTTTACTATTACGGGTCAGTCCATCATCAGCACTGTGTGCCGTATAACAGCTAAGAAATAG